One segment of Triticum aestivum cultivar Chinese Spring chromosome 2A, IWGSC CS RefSeq v2.1, whole genome shotgun sequence DNA contains the following:
- the LOC123189329 gene encoding uncharacterized protein produces the protein MASSPGVGGGGADGGVGDGPTTLDELYHINVVPAELHFKFRKELQGLRVGLNFEFYNLEVNDFEAKVVLKPLDFDRKWKFQYKPISGDIQLLSKKIPVTKYLNLQVGIGHNFQLKATGWKWKLSTCLGGDGVSQIRNKSKLNLFPGFDLRLGWKAEYVLPEIHGAVGTGEPAFSMNYGRLQASIDRVEAIVTQSDRCSTS, from the exons ATGGCCTCGAGCCCGGGCGTCGGCGGCGGAGGGGCGGACGGGGGCGTCGGTGATGGACCGACGACGCTGGACGAGCTGTACCACATCAACGTCGTGCCGGCCGAGCTGCACTTCAAGTTCCGCAAGGAGCTCCAGGGCCTCCGCGTCGGCCTCAACTTCGAG TTCTACAACCTAGAGGTGAACGATTTTGAGGCAAAGGTAGTTCTGAAGCCCCTGGACTTCGACCGGAAGTGGAAGTTCCAGTACAAGCCCATCAGTGGTGACATACAGCTGCTCTCCAAGAAGATACCAGTCACAAAATATCTCAACCTCCAG GTCGGCATTGGTCACAATTTCCAACTGAAGGCAACTGGATGGAAGTGGAAGCTCTCTACTTGCTTGGGGGGAGATGGTGTTTCTCAGATAAGAAACAAATCAAAACTCAACCTGTTTCCAGGGTTTGATCTGAGGCTCGGGTGGAAAGCTGAATATGTGCTTCCTGAGATTCATGG GGCTGTTGGCACAGGAGAACCTGCCTTCAGTATGAACTATGGACGATTGCAAGCATCCATAGACCGTGTTGAGGCTATTGTGACCCAATCAGATCGGTGCTCAACCTCCTAG
- the LOC123189330 gene encoding probable signal peptidase complex subunit 2, with protein sequence MASDGAVATPAKVTPKKANLLDPHSIKHLLDETVAEVVKGKGYVENTRLGNWKLLIGTAVIAIALLAQFYPKKFPQNREFLLGCIALYVVMNVVLLILSYTKEKDAIIFTHPPAGSFNNTGLVISSKLPRFSDMYNLSIASADPESISAHKPVHFTKSVTKWFTKEGVLVEGLFWKDVERLIDDYNNERKSK encoded by the exons ATGGCGAGCGACGGCGCGGTGGCCACGCCGGCGAAGGTGACCCCGAAGAAGGCCAACCTCCTCGACCCCCACTCCATCAAACACCTCCTCGACGAGACCGTCGCCGAG GTCGTGAAGGGCAAGGGCTATGTGGAGAACACGCGGCTGGGCAACTGGAAGCTCCTGATCGGGACGGCCGTGATAGCCATCGCGCTCCTCGCGCAGTTCTACCCGAAGAAGTTCCCGCAGAACCGCGAGTTCCTTCTCGGTTGCATCGCGCT GTATGTGGTGATGAATGTGGTGCTGCTGATCCTTAGCTACACCAAGGAGAAGGATGCCATCATCTTCACCCACCCTCCTGCT GGTTCTTTCAATAACACTGGCCTTGTTATATCTTCAAAGTTACCAAGATTCTCGGACATGTACAATCTTTCAATAGCCAGCGCAGATCCAGAGTCTATCTCTGCTCACAAGCCCGTCCACTTCACTAAGAGTGTTACAAAATG GTTTACAAAGGAAGGTGTTCTTGTGGAGGGCCTGTTCTGGAAGGAtgttgagagactcattgatgacTACAACAACGAGCGCAAGAGCAAATGA